From Thermosipho africanus Ob7, the proteins below share one genomic window:
- the dtd gene encoding D-aminoacyl-tRNA deacylase, producing the protein MRAVIQRVKNAKVEVEGKTVGKIENGLLVLLGVGKDDNKEDIKYLAEKIINLRIFDDENGKMNLSLLDINGELLIVSQFTLYGDCRKGRRPSYSESAPPDIAKKLYEEFVNACKNYNLKVETGEFGAHMQVSLVNDGPVTLLLDSKKVF; encoded by the coding sequence ATGAGAGCAGTAATACAAAGGGTTAAAAACGCAAAAGTTGAAGTAGAAGGAAAAACAGTTGGAAAAATAGAAAATGGACTTTTAGTATTGCTTGGAGTCGGAAAAGATGATAACAAAGAAGACATCAAATATCTTGCCGAAAAAATAATTAACTTAAGAATTTTTGATGATGAAAATGGAAAAATGAACCTTTCATTGCTTGATATAAATGGTGAACTCCTTATAGTATCTCAATTTACTTTATATGGCGATTGCAGAAAAGGTAGAAGACCTTCTTATTCTGAATCAGCGCCTCCTGACATTGCAAAAAAACTTTATGAAGAATTTGTAAATGCCTGTAAAAACTACAATTTAAAAGTTGAAACAGGTGAATTTGGTGCACATATGCAAGTTTCTTTAGTAAATGATGGCCCTGTAACTTTATTACTTGATTCAAAGAAGGTGTTTTAG
- a CDS encoding epoxyqueuosine reductase QueH — translation MLLHVCCAPDLVPAYFHMKEKIKYIYFYNPNIHPKNEYEKRFNEVLKLAKMWNLKIIESKYEPEVYFKHVKGLENLGINSQRCDKCIYLLLKNTAITAKTNNFDSFATTLTSSPRKVLEKINKIGKIVEQEVNVKYIETYFRKGKEYQEALKFIKEQNIYRQAYCGCIFSKIELENKRKEKIEKSKKILKEYGITNIPVFPEKLVITKENFEIFSKNFIEIIKVIQPKILYIDDFVKDKYNLKEGWNKFGNYNQKIQTLKGNG, via the coding sequence TTGCTTCTTCACGTATGTTGCGCGCCAGATTTGGTGCCTGCATACTTTCATATGAAAGAAAAAATAAAATACATTTATTTTTACAATCCAAACATCCATCCTAAGAATGAATATGAAAAAAGGTTCAATGAAGTTCTAAAACTTGCAAAGATGTGGAATTTAAAAATCATTGAAAGCAAATATGAACCCGAAGTTTACTTTAAGCATGTAAAAGGGCTTGAAAATCTTGGTATTAACAGCCAACGATGCGATAAATGTATTTATCTTCTTTTAAAAAACACAGCAATAACAGCTAAAACAAACAATTTTGACTCTTTTGCAACTACTCTAACTTCTTCTCCAAGAAAAGTTTTGGAAAAAATAAATAAAATTGGTAAAATAGTAGAGCAGGAAGTTAATGTAAAATATATCGAAACATATTTTAGAAAAGGAAAGGAATACCAAGAAGCTTTAAAATTTATCAAAGAACAAAATATTTACCGTCAGGCATATTGCGGTTGTATATTTTCAAAGATCGAACTTGAAAATAAAAGAAAGGAAAAAATTGAAAAATCAAAAAAAATTCTAAAAGAATATGGAATAACTAATATCCCAGTTTTCCCTGAAAAATTAGTAATAACAAAAGAAAATTTTGAAATATTCTCAAAAAACTTTATCGAGATAATTAAAGTTATTCAACCAAAAATTTTATACATTGATGATTTTGTTAAAGATAAATACAATTTAAAAGAAGGTTGGAATAAATTTGGAAATTATAATCAAAAAATACAAACTTTAAAGGGGAATGGATAA
- a CDS encoding ATP-binding protein, translated as MDIISITFLSKSENIKIARSVVQKFLSQKAVNEQDIFDTELAVNEAIANIIEHTYKFEKDKIIKMTLKWTEPNVLEIYLRDFGPKVDPSKVKPRPLEEIRPGGLGIYIIQKIFDVMEFKDVSCGNLLLLKKEYNI; from the coding sequence ATGGATATAATTTCAATTACTTTTCTCTCAAAAAGTGAAAATATTAAGATCGCAAGAAGTGTAGTACAAAAATTTTTATCTCAAAAAGCAGTTAATGAGCAAGATATATTTGATACTGAACTTGCAGTTAATGAGGCAATTGCTAATATAATAGAGCACACATACAAATTTGAAAAAGATAAAATTATTAAAATGACGTTAAAATGGACTGAACCTAATGTTCTAGAAATCTATCTTAGAGATTTTGGACCTAAAGTTGATCCATCTAAAGTCAAACCAAGACCTTTAGAAGAAATTAGGCCAGGAGGCTTAGGGATATATATAATCCAAAAAATATTTGATGTTATGGAATTTAAAGATGTAAGTTGTGGAAATCTTTTACTACTTAAAAAAGAATACAATATATAG
- a CDS encoding divergent PAP2 family protein, giving the protein MLQLLSNKALMAAFFAFLSAQILKVIIYRDIKSFGRYGGMPSAHVATTAALAWEVARITGYDSPETAIAAIFLSIVASDAVGLRRKVDPNSGHTLIEAILGFILGTIIAFIIPK; this is encoded by the coding sequence ATGCTTCAATTATTATCAAATAAAGCGTTAATGGCTGCTTTCTTTGCATTTTTAAGTGCTCAAATACTAAAGGTGATAATATATAGAGATATTAAAAGTTTTGGAAGATACGGAGGAATGCCAAGTGCACACGTTGCAACAACAGCAGCTTTGGCATGGGAAGTTGCAAGAATAACTGGCTATGACTCTCCAGAAACTGCCATAGCAGCAATTTTTTTATCAATAGTTGCTTCTGATGCGGTTGGCTTAAGAAGAAAGGTTGATCCAAATAGTGGACACACATTAATTGAGGCTATATTGGGATTCATTCTCGGGACAATAATTGCATTTATAATTCCAAAATAG
- a CDS encoding transglycosylase SLT domain-containing protein: protein MKKHFLIFLLLTIAISTFALPGKWFRDMIKYYREAYNLPCDEELIQNIENAILDASKETGIDPLLITSVIIVETEFRNVIGMHGELGMMQIKPETAEFVANLYKISTPQEGWNRILWDFKLNIKIGSYYLKYLYDKFHNITDAVKHYNGGTYKDQYAQKILAKYKEMLKVASINERNS, encoded by the coding sequence ATGAAAAAACATTTTCTTATCTTTTTACTATTAACAATAGCAATTTCAACATTTGCTTTACCTGGAAAATGGTTTAGAGATATGATAAAGTACTATAGAGAAGCATATAACCTCCCATGTGATGAGGAGTTAATTCAAAATATTGAAAATGCAATTTTAGATGCTTCCAAAGAAACAGGAATTGATCCACTTTTAATAACTTCCGTAATAATCGTGGAAACTGAGTTTAGAAATGTAATTGGAATGCATGGCGAACTTGGAATGATGCAAATAAAACCGGAAACTGCAGAATTTGTAGCAAATTTATATAAAATCTCTACTCCACAAGAAGGTTGGAATAGAATATTATGGGACTTTAAGCTAAATATAAAAATTGGTAGTTACTATCTAAAATATCTATACGACAAATTCCATAATATAACTGATGCAGTAAAACACTATAATGGAGGAACATACAAAGATCAATACGCACAGAAAATCCTCGCAAAGTACAAAGAAATGTTAAAGGTGGCAAGTATCAATGAACGAAATTCTTAA
- a CDS encoding ABC transporter ATP-binding protein, with the protein MNEILKVINLNFSYGNFGIKNLNLNIKEGQFVGIIGPNGAGKSTTLNLIAGLLKPYSGKILLYDKDIRKLSRKYIASKISFVRQEFNPTFEFKVKDIIEMGALHKKTSFFNTFEDSTKIKECLSMVELLGYEDRYFSTLSGGEQRRVLIARSIYQETPVIIVDELTAHLDISHAIQIVEILKKLTLKGKTVLSAFHNINVASKYCNYIYALKDGKVIFEGAPIKVINKENIKKLYEKEFYIINHPVHNYPVVTF; encoded by the coding sequence ATGAACGAAATTCTTAAAGTAATAAATTTAAATTTTTCATACGGAAATTTTGGAATTAAAAATTTGAATTTAAATATAAAAGAAGGGCAATTTGTAGGGATAATTGGTCCAAATGGCGCTGGAAAATCAACAACACTCAATCTTATAGCTGGTTTGTTAAAACCATATTCTGGAAAAATATTACTTTATGATAAGGATATTAGAAAGCTTTCAAGAAAGTATATTGCATCAAAAATTTCTTTTGTTCGGCAGGAATTTAACCCCACATTTGAATTTAAAGTAAAAGATATAATTGAAATGGGAGCACTTCATAAAAAAACTAGCTTTTTCAATACATTCGAAGATTCAACAAAAATAAAAGAATGTCTTTCAATGGTTGAACTCTTAGGTTACGAAGACAGATACTTTTCCACATTAAGTGGTGGGGAACAAAGAAGAGTGTTAATAGCAAGGAGCATTTATCAAGAAACTCCTGTAATAATAGTCGATGAATTAACAGCCCATTTAGATATCTCACATGCAATTCAAATAGTTGAAATACTAAAAAAGCTTACTTTAAAAGGAAAAACTGTTTTATCAGCTTTCCACAACATCAATGTTGCCTCAAAATACTGTAACTATATATATGCATTAAAAGATGGAAAAGTAATCTTTGAAGGTGCACCAATAAAAGTTATAAATAAAGAAAACATTAAAAAGCTCTATGAAAAAGAATTCTATATTATTAACCATCCTGTACATAATTATCCCGTAGTTACCTTTTAA
- a CDS encoding polysaccharide pyruvyl transferase family protein codes for MKNVLLIGYYGYGNYGDELMRQSIKEFLIEKNYRVMELLPKEKKKLNEYNRFNPLSIIRAIIKSDVVICGGGGVLQDKTSFKSFMYYYLLFKTALLFRKPLIFFGNSFGPFYNYASRILMKNLLESKKLYIFARDPVSYRYAKNFNKNSFLCTDPGIRKLGSIKVESSKESNKAVIIPRRVKNYVPLLLTLKSQGINEVVYVPFSPQDEVLAKKLSNISIKGLNSRFSNLIIEEISSSKIVVSERFHGALVSAFLGKAFISVNDEKFRRFFNRYSSNNSHFAHDLFDASLKVKELVNPNIYKKMKEDAEEMYEKLEKLLVNL; via the coding sequence TTGAAAAATGTTTTATTGATTGGATATTATGGCTATGGAAATTATGGTGACGAACTGATGAGGCAAAGTATAAAGGAATTTTTGATCGAAAAAAATTATAGAGTTATGGAATTATTACCAAAAGAGAAAAAAAAGTTGAATGAATATAATAGATTTAATCCTTTGTCTATTATAAGAGCTATTATAAAGTCTGATGTTGTAATATGCGGTGGTGGAGGAGTTTTACAAGATAAGACTAGCTTTAAAAGCTTTATGTATTATTACCTTCTCTTTAAAACAGCCCTTTTGTTTAGAAAACCTTTGATATTTTTTGGAAATAGTTTTGGACCTTTTTATAATTATGCATCAAGGATTTTAATGAAAAATTTATTGGAAAGTAAGAAGTTATACATTTTTGCAAGAGATCCGGTTTCATATAGATATGCAAAAAATTTTAATAAAAATTCTTTTTTGTGTACAGATCCAGGTATTAGAAAATTAGGAAGTATAAAAGTGGAAAGTAGTAAAGAAAGTAATAAGGCAGTAATAATTCCAAGGAGAGTAAAAAATTATGTACCGCTTTTGTTAACTTTAAAAAGTCAGGGAATAAATGAAGTAGTGTATGTTCCATTTTCGCCTCAAGATGAGGTACTTGCTAAAAAATTATCGAATATTTCAATCAAAGGATTAAATTCAAGGTTTTCAAACCTAATCATAGAAGAGATATCAAGTAGTAAGATTGTTGTCAGTGAAAGATTCCATGGAGCGCTAGTTTCAGCATTTTTGGGAAAAGCTTTTATTTCTGTTAACGATGAAAAATTCAGAAGATTTTTTAATAGATATTCTAGTAACAACAGCCATTTTGCACATGATTTATTTGATGCAAGCTTGAAAGTTAAAGAGTTAGTAAATCCAAATATATATAAAAAGATGAAAGAAGATGCTGAAGAAATGTATGAGAAGCTTGAAAAACTTTTAGTAAATCTTTAA
- a CDS encoding MBL fold metallo-hydrolase, producing the protein MIKNINNKVYIIENELASNSTLIIGKKGNILIDTSLFPKKAEKIKEFSKDISGKEITLVINTHYHPDHTFGNSAFDCPIVGHSLTRNLMEQIDEKYIMQLEIEDIKIVPPNIIFDNFFEYEDGVKLTVYHGPGHTPDSSYIIIENEDILIAGDTVITDIHPEIVSDSNLDVWINTLENLPQVSNIVPGHGKIGNFADVGLMKEYLQKIKNLKNGTVSSTSLENDPNFTNRKYPELLKWSLENLLKNTL; encoded by the coding sequence ATGATAAAAAACATAAATAATAAAGTCTATATTATTGAAAACGAATTAGCATCAAACAGCACTTTAATTATTGGAAAAAAAGGAAACATACTGATAGACACATCTTTATTTCCAAAAAAAGCTGAAAAAATAAAAGAGTTCTCAAAAGATATTTCTGGAAAAGAAATAACTCTTGTTATTAACACTCATTATCACCCCGATCATACATTTGGAAATTCTGCATTTGATTGTCCTATAGTTGGTCACTCCCTAACAAGAAACCTTATGGAACAAATAGATGAAAAATATATAATGCAACTAGAAATTGAAGATATAAAAATAGTTCCTCCAAACATCATATTTGATAACTTTTTTGAATATGAAGATGGAGTAAAATTAACTGTTTACCATGGTCCTGGTCATACACCAGATTCATCATACATCATAATAGAAAATGAAGATATTTTAATAGCTGGTGATACTGTTATAACTGACATCCATCCTGAAATAGTAAGTGATAGTAATTTAGACGTTTGGATAAATACACTTGAAAATCTTCCGCAAGTTTCTAATATTGTTCCAGGTCATGGAAAAATTGGAAATTTCGCAGACGTAGGACTAATGAAAGAATACCTACAAAAAATTAAAAATTTAAAAAACGGCACTGTAAGTTCTACTAGCTTAGAAAATGATCCAAATTTTACAAACAGAAAATATCCAGAGCTACTAAAATGGAGCCTTGAAAATTTATTAAAAAATACCCTCTAG
- the panB gene encoding 3-methyl-2-oxobutanoate hydroxymethyltransferase has product MTIQKILKMKNKEKIVMVTAYDAPTAKILEKAGVDIILVGDSLGNNVLGYDSTIPVTLEEMIIHLQAVRRGAPNSFIVADLPFLSYGYSIEESVKNAGLLIKNGANAVKIEGGAQNCEIIQKCLNIGIPVMGHLGFTPQSLNMFGGYKVQGKEESAKKKLLDDALALENCGVFSIVLEMVTESIAKEITEKLSIPTIGIGAGRYCDGQVLVFHDIVGLNPEFKPKFSKMYANTFEIMLNAIEKFKTEVKEKTFPSKENVFEEGGGK; this is encoded by the coding sequence ATGACAATACAAAAAATTTTAAAAATGAAAAATAAAGAAAAAATTGTTATGGTTACTGCCTATGATGCACCAACCGCAAAAATCCTTGAAAAAGCAGGCGTTGATATAATCTTAGTTGGTGATTCTTTGGGAAATAACGTTCTTGGATATGATTCAACAATTCCAGTTACTCTCGAAGAAATGATAATACACCTTCAAGCAGTCAGAAGAGGTGCACCAAACTCGTTTATTGTAGCTGACCTTCCATTTTTGTCATATGGATATAGCATAGAAGAATCTGTTAAAAATGCAGGATTGCTAATTAAAAATGGGGCAAATGCTGTAAAAATTGAAGGCGGAGCACAAAACTGTGAAATAATCCAAAAATGTTTAAACATTGGCATTCCAGTTATGGGGCACCTTGGTTTTACTCCACAATCATTGAATATGTTTGGCGGCTATAAAGTTCAAGGAAAAGAAGAAAGTGCAAAGAAAAAACTTTTAGACGATGCACTTGCACTCGAAAATTGCGGGGTATTTTCAATTGTTCTTGAAATGGTAACTGAATCCATTGCAAAAGAAATTACAGAAAAACTCTCAATACCAACAATTGGAATAGGTGCAGGAAGATATTGTGATGGACAAGTTTTAGTGTTTCATGATATTGTTGGTTTAAATCCCGAATTTAAGCCAAAGTTTTCCAAAATGTATGCAAACACTTTTGAAATTATGCTAAATGCAATCGAAAAATTCAAAACGGAAGTAAAAGAGAAAACTTTTCCATCAAAAGAAAACGTGTTTGAAGAAGGAGGAGGAAAATAA
- the coaBC gene encoding bifunctional phosphopantothenoylcysteine decarboxylase/phosphopantothenate--cysteine ligase CoaBC — translation MNIIVGVTSGIAIYKAVDLVSKLRKNKFEIDIIMTENATKMISPVVFSAVGNCPVYTDTFNVKNGWIIHTELSKKADLFVLAPATANTIAKISSGVADNLLTTTILALPEKTPKILVPTMNTRMYENKLTQENFEKLKKLGWFIVEPDSGHLACGDVGKGRYPENEKIIEAIYYMLDEKRLSGKKVLVTAGPTREEIDPIRYISNYSSGKMGYEIAKISKRMGAYTTLISGPTNLTPPYFIDEFIKVKTAHDMYTQVMNKFIDYDIIIMTAAVADYTPKVKSKEKIKKSENNFILELERTKDILKELGRKKRSNQIIIGFAAETSNIIEYGKQKLFSKNADYIIANDANKVMGSDFSSAFLISKDKVIQLEGSKEKVAKDILTNIINN, via the coding sequence TTGAACATAATTGTTGGAGTTACAAGCGGAATTGCAATTTACAAAGCTGTAGACTTAGTTAGCAAACTTAGAAAAAATAAATTTGAAATTGATATAATAATGACTGAAAATGCAACTAAAATGATTTCTCCGGTTGTTTTTTCAGCAGTTGGTAATTGTCCAGTATATACAGATACATTTAATGTTAAAAACGGATGGATTATTCATACAGAACTTTCAAAAAAAGCTGATTTATTTGTTCTTGCACCAGCTACAGCAAACACAATTGCCAAGATTTCTTCTGGAGTTGCAGATAATCTACTTACAACAACAATATTGGCATTGCCTGAAAAAACTCCAAAAATTTTGGTCCCAACTATGAATACTCGAATGTATGAAAATAAATTAACTCAAGAAAACTTTGAAAAATTAAAAAAATTGGGTTGGTTTATTGTAGAACCCGATAGTGGTCATTTAGCATGCGGTGATGTAGGTAAAGGAAGATACCCAGAAAATGAAAAAATTATTGAAGCAATATACTATATGCTTGACGAAAAAAGATTATCTGGCAAGAAAGTTTTAGTTACCGCAGGACCAACAAGAGAAGAAATAGATCCAATCAGATATATTTCAAACTATTCAAGCGGAAAAATGGGGTATGAAATTGCAAAAATCTCGAAAAGAATGGGAGCATATACAACTTTAATCTCAGGACCAACAAATTTAACTCCTCCATATTTTATAGACGAATTTATAAAAGTTAAAACTGCTCACGATATGTACACTCAGGTAATGAATAAATTTATAGATTACGACATTATAATAATGACTGCTGCTGTAGCTGATTACACTCCAAAAGTAAAATCAAAAGAAAAAATTAAAAAATCAGAAAATAATTTTATTCTAGAACTTGAAAGAACAAAAGATATTTTAAAAGAACTTGGAAGAAAAAAACGCAGCAATCAAATTATTATTGGATTTGCAGCTGAAACAAGTAATATAATAGAATATGGTAAACAAAAATTGTTTTCAAAAAATGCTGATTATATCATTGCAAATGATGCAAATAAAGTAATGGGAAGTGATTTTTCAAGTGCATTTTTAATTTCTAAAGATAAAGTAATACAACTTGAAGGGAGCAAAGAAAAAGTTGCAAAAGATATTCTTACTAATATTATTAACAATTAA
- a CDS encoding YncE family protein, which yields MQKIFLLILLTINTLIFPFYTGLKYTFRNTQFENYIVLTSSIERKVYIYDLETNKLKYLFNNVGVYPAISYTDKNYLFIIDTVGKEIILIDLKKQKKYTKRLEHRPIFYNRINSIIYILDSEGNLFGYDFNLNLVYYHKFVSTPNYFYFYKSKPIGLYIWKNDIDFEYQGKIYNYNLTTPSLLVDNFIIDTRGGNILEIDKKKLYKSEPYISFAIIWNKKLYFGSMFSNTIYSIESGKIEKVAKLNYQPTYAKIINDKLYILSASNNKLIIFDNNTIQEIETGDFPIEIFSYKGEIAVVCAENGEINIFEF from the coding sequence TTGCAAAAGATATTCTTACTAATATTATTAACAATTAATACTTTAATTTTCCCTTTTTACACAGGGTTAAAATACACTTTTAGAAACACACAATTTGAAAACTATATTGTTTTAACAAGTTCTATAGAAAGAAAGGTATATATTTATGACTTAGAAACAAACAAATTAAAATATCTATTTAATAATGTTGGAGTGTATCCTGCAATATCTTATACAGACAAAAATTATTTATTCATTATTGATACCGTCGGAAAAGAAATAATCCTAATTGATTTAAAAAAGCAAAAAAAATATACAAAAAGACTTGAGCACAGACCAATTTTCTACAATCGTATTAATAGCATAATTTACATTCTTGATTCCGAGGGGAATCTATTTGGATATGACTTTAATTTAAACTTAGTATACTATCACAAATTTGTCTCAACACCAAATTATTTCTATTTTTACAAAAGCAAACCAATTGGATTATATATCTGGAAAAACGATATTGATTTTGAATATCAAGGAAAAATTTATAACTATAACCTTACTACACCTTCATTATTAGTAGATAACTTTATAATAGATACAAGAGGGGGAAATATTTTAGAAATTGATAAAAAGAAATTGTATAAGTCGGAACCTTACATATCATTTGCAATAATCTGGAATAAAAAACTTTACTTTGGTTCAATGTTTAGTAATACAATTTACAGCATAGAAAGTGGTAAAATAGAAAAGGTAGCAAAATTAAATTATCAACCAACTTACGCAAAAATTATAAACGATAAACTATACATTCTCTCTGCATCAAACAATAAGCTTATAATATTTGATAACAATACAATACAAGAAATCGAGACAGGTGATTTTCCCATTGAAATTTTTAGTTATAAAGGCGAAATAGCCGTTGTCTGTGCTGAAAATGGCGAGATAAAC